A genomic stretch from Eubacterium sulci ATCC 35585 includes:
- a CDS encoding citrate lyase subunit alpha (citrate-ACP transferase, the alpha subunit catalyzes the formation of (3S)-citryl-CoA from acetyl-CoA and citrate), whose amino-acid sequence MNNSKIVSSLREAISLCDLKDSMSISFHHHLRNGDFVLNMVMEEIADMGFKDLTVNASSLFDTHSELLEHIESGVVTKICTDYMSSGLGRSISEGIMDTPVEFRTHGGRPSDIESGRTPIDIAFIAAPASDPMGNCSGKIGKSACGSLGYAIPDAQNAKHVIIITDNIVPYPLIQWSISEINVDYVVEVPAIGNPQGIVSGTTQITRDPVGLIMADQATKVIKASGLLKDGFSFQTGAGGASLAAAKFLKDIMVREGIKGSFGLGGITGYMVDMLNAGCFESLLDVQCFDLKAVESIRTNPQHQEISALHYASPSSMSAVVDSLDVVILGATEIDTNFNVNVHTDSNGYIMGGSGGHSDTAAGAKLAMIIAPMFRGRLPMITDRVSCISTPGKDIDVLVTQGGIAVNPRNQELAERMRSAGLPLIDIHDLKRKAESYTGLPNKAPKGDKIVAKVISRDGGLLDNIYNVLQK is encoded by the coding sequence ATGAATAACAGCAAAATTGTATCCTCACTTCGCGAGGCAATTTCACTCTGCGATCTCAAGGATTCTATGAGCATCTCCTTTCATCATCATTTGAGAAATGGTGACTTTGTACTCAACATGGTCATGGAGGAAATTGCTGACATGGGATTTAAGGATCTCACTGTAAATGCAAGTTCCCTCTTTGATACTCACTCTGAACTTCTTGAACATATAGAGAGTGGCGTTGTCACAAAGATATGCACAGACTATATGTCATCAGGCCTAGGACGCAGTATTTCAGAGGGTATCATGGATACTCCAGTTGAATTTAGAACTCACGGAGGCAGACCATCAGATATAGAAAGCGGTAGAACTCCAATCGATATAGCTTTTATAGCAGCACCTGCATCTGACCCCATGGGAAACTGCAGTGGCAAGATTGGAAAATCAGCCTGCGGAAGCCTTGGGTATGCGATTCCAGATGCGCAGAACGCTAAGCACGTGATAATAATCACAGATAATATAGTTCCCTACCCTTTGATTCAGTGGTCAATTTCCGAGATCAATGTCGATTATGTTGTTGAAGTTCCTGCCATAGGAAATCCTCAAGGCATAGTTTCAGGAACAACTCAGATAACAAGAGACCCGGTTGGCCTAATCATGGCTGATCAAGCAACAAAGGTAATCAAAGCCTCTGGACTTCTTAAGGACGGCTTTTCATTTCAGACAGGCGCAGGTGGCGCTTCGCTTGCAGCAGCAAAGTTTCTCAAGGACATAATGGTCAGAGAAGGCATCAAAGGCAGCTTCGGTCTTGGCGGAATTACAGGCTACATGGTTGATATGCTAAATGCAGGTTGCTTTGAGTCACTGCTAGATGTACAATGCTTTGATCTTAAGGCTGTAGAGTCAATCAGAACGAATCCTCAGCATCAGGAAATTTCTGCACTTCACTATGCTTCACCAAGCTCCATGAGTGCAGTTGTTGACAGCCTAGATGTGGTAATTCTTGGTGCAACAGAAATAGATACTAATTTCAATGTAAATGTTCATACAGATTCTAACGGATACATCATGGGTGGCTCTGGCGGACACAGCGATACTGCTGCAGGTGCAAAGCTTGCAATGATTATCGCTCCAATGTTCAGAGGCAGACTCCCTATGATAACCGACAGGGTTTCATGCATATCAACTCCTGGCAAAGATATAGATGTTTTAGTTACACAGGGCGGTATCGCAGTAAATCCAAGAAATCAGGAGCTAGCTGAACGCATGCGTAGTGCCGGTCTTCCTTTGATAGACATTCACGACCTTAAGAGAAAAGCGGAAAGCTATACTGGTCTTCCAAACAAGGCACCTAAGGGCGATAAGATAGTCGCAAAGGTTATATCACGCGATGGAGGACTTCTAGATAATATTTACAATGTACTGCAAAAATAG
- a CDS encoding fumarate hydratase (Catalyzes the reversible hydration of fumaric acid to yield I-malic acid) produces the protein MREIDSSLISEVVARLCIDANYHLPPDMKKQIISSSKEESWETASIILDQIIENFNIADENLQPICQDTGLACVFLSIGQDVHIKGNLEEAVNEGVRKGYSQGYLRKSVVSDPLNRVNTGDNTPAMIYYDICPGDKIKITVAPKGFGSENMSQIKMLKPSDGIEGVKDFVIKVVEDAGPNPCPPIVVGVGIGGTFDKAAYLAKKALMRPVDQRNSEAFYAELEEELLEKINALGIGPQGFGGKTTALAVNIEKFPTHIAGLPVAVNINCHVTRHMTEEI, from the coding sequence ATGAGAGAAATCGATTCATCACTTATAAGCGAAGTCGTTGCTAGGCTTTGCATAGATGCTAACTACCATCTTCCGCCCGATATGAAGAAGCAGATAATCTCTTCATCAAAGGAAGAAAGCTGGGAAACCGCATCCATAATACTAGATCAGATAATAGAAAACTTTAATATCGCAGATGAAAATCTCCAGCCGATATGTCAGGATACAGGTCTTGCTTGTGTATTCCTAAGCATTGGCCAAGATGTTCACATCAAAGGAAATCTCGAAGAAGCTGTTAACGAAGGCGTCAGAAAGGGATATTCGCAAGGTTATCTTCGAAAATCTGTCGTTTCTGATCCACTAAACCGTGTAAACACAGGCGACAACACGCCTGCTATGATTTACTATGACATCTGCCCTGGCGATAAAATTAAGATTACAGTCGCTCCTAAGGGCTTCGGAAGTGAAAATATGAGTCAGATCAAGATGCTGAAGCCATCTGATGGAATTGAAGGAGTAAAGGACTTTGTTATCAAGGTAGTTGAAGATGCAGGTCCAAACCCATGTCCTCCAATAGTTGTCGGAGTTGGTATAGGAGGAACCTTTGATAAGGCTGCATATCTAGCAAAGAAGGCTTTGATGAGACCAGTCGATCAGCGAAACAGCGAGGCTTTCTATGCAGAGCTCGAAGAAGAACTTCTAGAAAAGATAAACGCGCTAGGTATAGGACCTCAGGGATTTGGCGGAAAGACAACTGCCCTTGCAGTAAACATAGAAAAATTTCCAACACATATCGCAGGACTTCCAGTAGCAGTCAACATTAACTGCCACGTTACTAGACATATGACGGAGGAAATATAA
- a CDS encoding methylaspartate mutase, giving the protein MLSDRKKRVLIIGVIGSDVHAVGIKILHHAFMAAGYDVVDLGVMVSQEEFINAAIESSADAILISSLYGQGELDCRGMREKCDEAGLKNIPLLVGGNIVIGKQKFEDVEKRFKEMGFDYAFPPGTAPETTIDALHQIFNDKDADTGVQSEADHESSAEITEESHL; this is encoded by the coding sequence ATGCTTTCAGACAGAAAAAAGAGAGTTTTGATAATCGGAGTAATAGGCTCTGATGTTCACGCTGTAGGGATAAAAATCCTACACCATGCTTTTATGGCAGCAGGTTATGACGTTGTGGATCTTGGAGTTATGGTTTCGCAGGAAGAGTTCATAAATGCAGCTATAGAGTCAAGTGCAGATGCTATCCTCATATCCTCACTATACGGACAGGGCGAACTAGATTGCCGTGGAATGCGTGAGAAATGTGACGAGGCAGGACTTAAGAATATCCCATTGCTCGTAGGTGGCAATATAGTTATAGGCAAGCAGAAGTTTGAGGATGTCGAGAAACGTTTTAAGGAGATGGGCTTTGACTACGCCTTCCCTCCAGGAACTGCACCTGAGACAACTATAGATGCTCTACACCAAATTTTTAATGATAAAGACGCTGACACTGGAGTTCAATCCGAGGCTGATCATGAGAGCTCCGCCGAAATCACAGAGGAAAGCCATTTATGA
- a CDS encoding MutL protein gives MRAILLIDFGSTYTKLTAVDIENAKILGTAASYTTVESDINEGLNKGLSILKDKIGDIEYEKTLACSSAAGGLRMIASGLVPELTSEAAKMATLGAGAKIVKLFSFELTEDDIEEISKSKPDIFLLVGGTDGGNTECIVHNAQMLATLTPMFPIIIAGNRNASRECERILEGHETYVCPNVMPKFGTINIAETQGKIREIFLRRIIKAKGLSKASSILTDILMPTPSAVLQAINLLADGCEGEKGLGELIAVDVGGATTDIYSVANGKPSHSGTVYKGLPEPYSKRTVEGDIGMRYSINGIVDAAGLDRICELSGLSEERASELISYLSTHTDVVPNGDDELERLDYALASMAIETAVTRHAGYMEETYTVCGLTYVQTGKDLRDVKQIIVTGGSLIHTSRTGQIASHALFDVANPMSLRPKTAEIRVDRKYILAAMGLLSAHHPKIALQIMKEELKKDGFEK, from the coding sequence ATGAGAGCTATCCTGCTGATTGACTTCGGCAGCACATATACCAAGCTTACAGCAGTTGATATAGAAAATGCTAAAATCCTCGGAACAGCAGCTTCCTATACCACTGTAGAAAGCGATATAAACGAAGGTCTTAATAAAGGTCTTTCAATTTTAAAGGACAAGATTGGCGATATCGAGTACGAAAAAACACTTGCCTGCTCTTCTGCAGCCGGTGGCCTTCGCATGATAGCTTCGGGACTAGTTCCAGAACTGACATCAGAAGCAGCAAAGATGGCTACGCTCGGAGCTGGAGCCAAGATAGTTAAGCTATTTTCCTTTGAGCTTACAGAAGATGATATAGAAGAAATATCAAAGAGTAAGCCAGATATATTCCTACTTGTTGGTGGAACCGATGGTGGAAATACCGAATGCATAGTACATAATGCTCAGATGCTCGCTACTCTCACGCCCATGTTTCCTATCATCATAGCAGGAAACCGCAACGCCTCAAGGGAATGCGAAAGAATTTTGGAAGGTCATGAGACCTATGTGTGCCCAAATGTTATGCCTAAGTTTGGCACAATAAATATAGCAGAGACACAAGGTAAAATTAGAGAGATTTTTCTACGTCGCATAATTAAGGCAAAGGGACTAAGCAAAGCTTCATCAATACTTACAGACATTTTGATGCCTACCCCATCCGCTGTACTACAGGCGATAAACCTTTTAGCAGATGGTTGTGAAGGAGAGAAAGGTCTCGGGGAGCTAATTGCAGTTGATGTTGGAGGTGCTACTACCGATATCTATTCTGTAGCAAATGGGAAGCCATCACATTCAGGCACTGTATATAAAGGCTTGCCGGAACCATATTCTAAGAGAACCGTTGAAGGCGATATCGGAATGAGGTATAGCATAAACGGTATTGTAGATGCTGCAGGACTGGATCGTATATGTGAGCTATCTGGTCTAAGCGAAGAACGCGCTAGTGAGCTTATAAGTTATTTAAGCACTCATACTGATGTAGTTCCAAATGGTGATGATGAACTTGAGCGCCTAGACTACGCGCTGGCTTCTATGGCTATAGAAACAGCCGTAACAAGACACGCTGGTTATATGGAAGAAACCTATACCGTATGCGGACTCACTTATGTTCAGACAGGCAAGGATCTGCGCGATGTAAAACAGATAATTGTAACAGGCGGTAGCCTAATTCACACGAGTAGAACAGGTCAAATCGCATCTCATGCACTCTTTGATGTGGCAAATCCAATGTCACTCAGACCAAAGACAGCAGAGATACGAGTAGACCGCAAATATATATTAGCAGCGATGGGCTTGCTTTCAGCACACCATCCAAAAATCGCACTTCAGATTATGAAAGAGGAATTAAAAAAAGATGGATTTGAAAAATAA
- a CDS encoding glutamate mutase (methylaspartate mutase subunit E; catalyzes the formation of threo-beta-methyl-L-aspartate from L-glutamate), translating to MDLKNKKIPEAEFLALREEVLAQWPTGKDVDLEEAVAYHKAMPKDKIFSEKLIKAKENGDTLVQPRAGVPVIEEHIKLLNYLEDVGEADLLPTTVDSYTRLNRYEEAENGIEESIRLGRAMMNGFPPVNHGVSGCRKVIESVHTPVQVRHGTPDARLLTEITYAGGFTSYEGGGISYNLPYCKDVPMERTIKDWQYVDRLTGLYEEMGVSINREPYGPLTGTLVPPCVSHSVAIIEALLAAEQGVKNITVGYGQCGNIIQDIAAIRTLEELTEEYLHKYGYDDVVVTTVLHQWMGGFPADEAKAFGVISSGSLIAGLSKATKVIVKSPHEAIGIPTMEANGQGLRCTKQVVNMLKDQNFSEAALKDEKEIIKAETRCIVDKCFELGDGDIAVGTCRATEAGVIDIPFAPCRYNAGLMLPCRDNNGAVRILNIGNLPFTQELKDFHKEMIEERAKAEARDASFQMVIDDVYAIGKGRLVGRPKR from the coding sequence ATGGATTTGAAAAATAAGAAGATACCAGAAGCCGAGTTTTTAGCACTCCGTGAAGAGGTTTTGGCTCAGTGGCCCACTGGTAAGGACGTCGACTTAGAGGAGGCTGTAGCCTATCACAAGGCTATGCCAAAAGATAAGATTTTCTCAGAAAAACTTATTAAAGCTAAGGAAAACGGAGATACCCTAGTTCAACCAAGAGCAGGCGTACCGGTAATAGAAGAGCATATCAAGCTCCTCAACTATCTAGAGGATGTTGGCGAAGCAGATTTACTACCTACAACTGTAGATAGCTACACAAGGCTTAACCGCTATGAGGAAGCCGAAAACGGAATCGAAGAATCAATCAGACTCGGTCGTGCGATGATGAACGGTTTTCCACCTGTAAATCACGGCGTTAGCGGCTGCCGTAAGGTCATCGAAAGCGTGCACACCCCTGTTCAGGTAAGACACGGTACACCAGATGCCAGACTTTTGACAGAAATCACCTATGCAGGCGGATTCACAAGCTATGAAGGCGGCGGAATATCATACAATCTGCCTTACTGCAAGGATGTTCCAATGGAGCGCACAATCAAAGATTGGCAGTATGTTGATAGACTTACTGGTCTCTACGAGGAGATGGGAGTTTCCATCAACCGTGAACCTTATGGACCTTTGACAGGAACGCTTGTACCTCCTTGCGTATCACACTCTGTTGCAATTATTGAAGCACTTCTTGCTGCTGAGCAAGGCGTAAAGAACATCACAGTCGGCTACGGTCAGTGCGGTAACATAATTCAGGATATAGCAGCAATCAGAACTCTTGAAGAGCTGACTGAAGAATATCTACATAAGTACGGTTACGATGATGTAGTTGTCACAACTGTACTTCACCAGTGGATGGGCGGATTTCCTGCTGATGAAGCAAAGGCATTTGGAGTTATTTCCTCCGGAAGCCTTATCGCAGGTCTATCAAAGGCAACCAAGGTTATCGTAAAGAGCCCTCACGAGGCTATAGGAATCCCTACAATGGAAGCTAACGGCCAGGGACTTAGATGCACCAAGCAGGTTGTTAACATGCTTAAGGACCAGAATTTCTCTGAGGCAGCTCTCAAAGACGAAAAGGAAATTATCAAGGCCGAGACTCGCTGTATCGTAGATAAGTGCTTTGAACTTGGAGATGGTGACATCGCAGTCGGAACATGCAGAGCTACAGAGGCCGGCGTTATCGATATACCATTTGCTCCATGCAGATATAATGCAGGACTCATGCTTCCATGCCGTGACAACAACGGAGCAGTGAGAATCCTAAACATAGGAAACCTGCCATTCACACAGGAGCTAAAGGATTTTCACAAGGAAATGATTGAAGAAAGAGCAAAAGCCGAAGCTCGCGATGCATCCTTCCAGATGGTTATAGATGACGTATACGCTATCGGTAAAGGTAGACTTGTTGGAAGACCAAAGCGCTAA
- a CDS encoding methylaspartate ammonia-lyase, whose translation MKIVDVICSPGRTGFYFDDQRAIKRGAGHDGLFYTGEPVTEGFKSVRQAGESISVMILLEDGQVATGDCAAVQYSGAGGRDPLFLAEDFIPVIDKYIRPELIGKDADNFRKLCEDMEAIKVDGKRLHTAIRYGLSQALLDAVAKASGRLMCEVVADEYGCEVSDKPIPIFTQSGDDRYNNSDKMILKGADVLPHALINNVEEKLGKHGEKLKDYVAWLRDRIINCRADESYSPVIHIDVYGTIGTAFGNNNYKEMADYIEDLGATAKPFHLRIEGPMDCDSNREDQIEALSALTKELDSRGCDVELVADEWCNTLEDIKLFADNKAGHMVQIKTPDLGGINNTIEAVLYCKSKGIGAYQGGTCNETDRSAQVCVSCAMATQPDQILAKPGMGVDEGFMIVNNEMNRILALRKARLRN comes from the coding sequence ATGAAAATCGTAGATGTAATTTGTTCACCAGGACGCACAGGATTTTACTTTGATGACCAAAGAGCGATCAAAAGAGGCGCTGGTCACGATGGCCTATTCTACACAGGCGAGCCTGTAACAGAAGGATTTAAATCAGTCCGCCAGGCTGGCGAGTCAATTTCTGTAATGATTTTGCTCGAAGATGGTCAGGTTGCCACAGGAGACTGTGCTGCCGTTCAGTATTCAGGCGCTGGTGGAAGAGATCCCCTATTTCTTGCAGAGGACTTTATCCCAGTAATCGATAAATATATAAGGCCTGAGCTTATCGGCAAAGACGCTGATAATTTCCGTAAGCTTTGTGAAGATATGGAAGCAATTAAAGTCGATGGCAAAAGACTTCACACAGCCATAAGATATGGACTATCTCAGGCACTTTTAGATGCAGTTGCTAAGGCATCAGGAAGACTCATGTGCGAGGTTGTTGCAGACGAGTACGGATGTGAAGTAAGCGATAAGCCTATTCCAATCTTTACACAGTCAGGTGATGATAGGTATAACAATTCAGATAAGATGATTTTAAAGGGTGCAGATGTACTTCCTCACGCTTTGATAAATAATGTTGAGGAAAAGCTAGGTAAGCATGGAGAAAAGCTCAAGGACTATGTAGCTTGGCTCAGAGATAGGATTATTAACTGCAGAGCTGATGAAAGCTACTCCCCTGTTATACATATCGATGTTTACGGAACTATAGGAACAGCCTTTGGCAACAATAATTATAAGGAGATGGCTGACTATATCGAAGATTTAGGCGCTACGGCAAAGCCTTTCCATCTTAGAATCGAAGGTCCTATGGACTGCGATAGCAACAGAGAAGACCAAATTGAAGCGCTCTCTGCTCTAACAAAGGAACTTGATAGCAGAGGCTGCGACGTTGAGCTCGTGGCTGACGAGTGGTGTAATACCCTTGAAGATATCAAACTATTTGCGGATAATAAGGCTGGACACATGGTTCAGATAAAGACCCCTGATCTTGGTGGAATCAATAATACAATCGAAGCGGTTCTCTACTGCAAGAGCAAAGGCATAGGTGCTTACCAGGGCGGAACATGCAACGAAACCGACAGAAGCGCTCAGGTTTGTGTAAGCTGCGCTATGGCAACACAGCCAGACCAGATTCTGGCAAAGCCAGGCATGGGCGTAGACGAAGGCTTCATGATTGTGAACAACGAAATGAACCGTATTCTCGCTCTCAGAAAGGCAAGACTTCGAAACTAA
- a CDS encoding DNA glycosylase has protein sequence MFEHNIGPFFDEKSNILILGSFPSVKSREENFYYANKQNRFWKVLAQVFKDQVPESESEKKDFLTAHRIALWDVIASCEILGSSDASIKNVTPSDISLILENAPIEKIVLNGKKAAQLFYRNQGSALPLRNCKAQVIEVYELPSTSPANAAFSLDALIAHWSIISK, from the coding sequence ATGTTTGAGCATAACATAGGTCCATTTTTTGATGAAAAATCAAATATACTGATTCTAGGAAGCTTCCCATCGGTCAAATCAAGAGAGGAAAACTTCTACTATGCAAATAAACAAAACAGGTTTTGGAAGGTGCTTGCACAAGTATTTAAGGACCAAGTTCCAGAGAGTGAGTCAGAAAAGAAGGATTTTTTGACGGCCCATAGGATTGCGCTTTGGGATGTAATCGCATCCTGCGAAATCCTTGGCTCATCTGATGCTAGTATAAAGAACGTTACTCCTAGCGATATTTCTTTAATACTTGAAAATGCGCCTATTGAAAAGATCGTGCTAAATGGCAAAAAGGCGGCGCAGCTTTTTTATAGAAACCAAGGAAGTGCGCTTCCGTTAAGAAACTGCAAGGCGCAAGTTATAGAGGTATATGAGCTTCCATCAACTAGTCCTGCAAATGCAGCATTTAGCCTAGATGCCCTAATTGCACATTGGAGTATTATATCAAAATAA
- a CDS encoding elongation factor Ts, with protein sequence MAISASMVKELREMTGAGMMDCKKALVETDGDMDKAVEFLREKGLAKAAKKAGRIAAEGLVRLAFSDDHREAVVVEVNSETDFVSKNPEFVQFVEDVAAKALEQKNNDIEEFMNVDFDGEGTLQNALSSKIAKIGENMNIRRFFKCATPGVVYTGYIHGGGRIGVLVGIETEATFEEIEYVGKDVAMQVASMNPKFVNEDEVDKGWLESETEIAKHQLLNEGKKEELLERIIPGKIKALLKEVCLVDQKFVKNGDITVAQYVDEESKKIGKSMKVVEMVRFEVGEGIEKKEEDFAAEVAAQQAAASK encoded by the coding sequence ATGGCTATTAGTGCATCAATGGTTAAAGAACTTCGTGAGATGACAGGCGCTGGCATGATGGATTGCAAGAAGGCTCTTGTTGAAACAGACGGAGATATGGATAAGGCTGTAGAGTTCCTAAGAGAAAAGGGACTAGCTAAGGCAGCTAAGAAGGCCGGAAGAATTGCAGCTGAAGGTCTTGTAAGACTAGCATTTTCAGATGATCATAGAGAGGCAGTAGTTGTAGAGGTTAACTCTGAGACTGACTTCGTATCAAAGAACCCTGAGTTCGTTCAGTTCGTTGAGGATGTTGCAGCAAAGGCTCTTGAGCAGAAGAACAACGATATCGAAGAATTCATGAACGTTGATTTTGACGGAGAAGGAACACTTCAGAATGCCCTTTCATCAAAGATTGCTAAAATCGGTGAGAACATGAACATCAGACGTTTCTTCAAGTGCGCTACACCAGGAGTTGTTTACACAGGATACATCCACGGTGGCGGAAGAATCGGTGTACTTGTAGGTATCGAGACAGAGGCTACATTCGAAGAAATCGAGTATGTTGGTAAGGACGTAGCTATGCAGGTTGCATCAATGAATCCTAAGTTTGTAAATGAGGATGAGGTTGATAAGGGCTGGCTAGAGTCAGAAACAGAAATTGCTAAGCACCAGCTTCTTAACGAAGGTAAGAAGGAAGAGCTCCTTGAAAGAATCATCCCAGGAAAGATCAAGGCTCTACTTAAGGAAGTTTGCCTAGTTGATCAGAAGTTCGTTAAGAACGGAGACATCACAGTAGCTCAGTACGTTGACGAAGAGAGCAAGAAGATTGGCAAGTCAATGAAGGTTGTTGAGATGGTAAGATTTGAGGTTGGCGAAGGAATCGAAAAGAAGGAAGAGGATTTCGCAGCTGAGGTTGCAGCACAGCAGGCAGCAGCAAGCAAATAA
- a CDS encoding 30S ribosomal protein S2, translated as MSVISMKQLLEAGVHFGHQTRRWNPKMAPYIFTERNGIYIIDLQQTVTMFDEAYEFVKSVAAEGKPVLFVGTKKQAQNAIKDEAERCGEYFVSERWLGGMLTNHKTIGTRIKRLNEINEMEENGTFDKLSKKEVTKLTAERDKLEKNLGGIKEMKGLPGVMFVVDPKKEKIAIKEAKILGIPVVGIADTNCDPDDLDYIIPGNDDAIRAIKLFAGKLADAVIEAHQGESFDEGVSAEEQMAQAAASEAKDIEEVAAE; from the coding sequence ATGTCAGTAATTTCAATGAAACAGCTTTTAGAAGCAGGTGTACACTTTGGTCACCAGACAAGAAGATGGAACCCTAAGATGGCTCCATATATCTTCACAGAGAGAAACGGAATCTATATCATAGATTTACAGCAGACTGTAACTATGTTCGACGAAGCTTATGAGTTCGTTAAGAGCGTAGCTGCAGAGGGTAAGCCTGTTCTTTTCGTAGGAACAAAGAAGCAGGCTCAGAACGCAATCAAGGACGAGGCTGAGAGATGCGGAGAGTACTTCGTAAGCGAGAGATGGCTTGGCGGAATGCTTACAAACCACAAGACAATCGGCACAAGAATTAAGCGTCTCAACGAGATCAACGAGATGGAAGAGAACGGAACATTTGATAAGCTATCCAAGAAGGAAGTTACTAAGCTTACAGCAGAGCGCGATAAGCTAGAGAAGAACCTTGGTGGTATCAAGGAGATGAAGGGACTTCCAGGAGTTATGTTCGTAGTTGATCCTAAGAAGGAGAAGATTGCGATTAAGGAAGCTAAGATTTTGGGAATTCCTGTAGTAGGTATTGCAGATACAAACTGCGATCCAGATGATCTAGATTACATCATCCCAGGTAATGATGATGCTATCAGAGCAATCAAGCTATTTGCAGGAAAGCTCGCAGATGCAGTTATCGAAGCTCACCAGGGTGAGAGCTTTGACGAGGGCGTAAGCGCTGAAGAGCAGATGGCTCAGGCTGCAGCAAGCGAAGCAAAGGATATCGAGGAAGTCGCTGCTGAATAA
- a CDS encoding DNA-directed RNA polymerase subunit omega: protein MLYPSINEIRKKVDSRYTLVVLAAKRARDIIDGYPLLTDECPNDRAVSQAAYEISDGLVSYNRETLDK, encoded by the coding sequence ATGTTATACCCATCAATAAATGAGATTAGAAAGAAAGTAGATAGCAGATACACTCTAGTTGTTCTTGCAGCAAAGAGAGCAAGAGATATCATTGACGGATATCCACTTTTGACAGATGAGTGTCCTAACGACAGAGCTGTTTCGCAGGCTGCATACGAAATTAGCGATGGTCTCGTAAGCTATAACAGAGAAACTCTCGATAAGTAA
- a CDS encoding guanylate kinase produces the protein MQGKEGFGNKGKLFVLSGPSGVGKGTICKKLLENIDLEISVSATTRKPREGEIEGVSYFFVNHDRFEDMIQKGEFLEHAEVFGNYYGTPKQKVLDKLTWGKDVLLEIDVQGAMQVKENYPQSITIFVCPPSLATLKHRLAGRGTESEESLNQRIAKALTEIEMLKNYDYYIVNDELDDAVKNVKSIIYAEHHRIDEIADEIIAKYREEE, from the coding sequence TTGCAAGGCAAGGAAGGTTTCGGAAACAAGGGCAAGCTTTTTGTACTATCGGGTCCATCGGGAGTCGGAAAGGGTACAATCTGCAAGAAGCTGCTTGAGAACATCGATTTAGAGATATCTGTATCTGCAACAACTAGAAAGCCACGCGAGGGAGAAATTGAAGGAGTAAGCTACTTCTTTGTTAATCACGATAGGTTTGAAGATATGATACAGAAGGGTGAGTTTTTGGAGCACGCAGAGGTTTTCGGAAACTACTATGGAACGCCTAAGCAGAAGGTGCTAGACAAGCTCACTTGGGGTAAGGATGTACTGCTTGAGATAGACGTTCAGGGTGCTATGCAGGTAAAGGAAAATTATCCACAGAGTATTACGATTTTCGTATGCCCACCATCGCTGGCAACTCTCAAGCATCGCCTAGCAGGTAGAGGAACAGAGAGTGAGGAAAGCCTAAATCAGAGAATCGCAAAGGCTCTTACAGAGATAGAGATGCTTAAGAACTACGATTACTACATAGTAAACGATGAACTTGATGATGCAGTTAAGAATGTAAAGAGCATAATTTACGCAGAGCATCACAGAATAGATGAAATAGCAGATGAGATTATTGCAAAGTATAGGGAGGAAGAATAA